One window of the Benincasa hispida cultivar B227 chromosome 3, ASM972705v1, whole genome shotgun sequence genome contains the following:
- the LOC120072619 gene encoding protein ALTERED PHOSPHATE STARVATION RESPONSE 1 isoform X1, producing MGCCYSRLEREETVSRCKARKRYMKQLVKARQAFSASHSLYIRSLRGTGAALRQFSNAETYIRRPQQQQQNYHHHLPPVLPSPTPRTPPPPPPPHIPMSPSSDTWTSITASPALPPPPPPPPSSTWDFWDPFVPSTSRTVTEEEWEATTIASEAMVTVTGAASSAPPPSVVSGFSKDTSSTELAMVVSRNTKDLVEIIKELDEYFLKAADAGAQLSLLLEVPTFSSQNKGAGQGYNNGWSLSPSLWVWGSNTKSNDAFGKLNGEITPTNMGNGCAGNSSSHCSTVEKLYAWEKKLYQEVKTAEATRIEHEKKVEQLRKLELKRADYVKTEKTKKEVEKLESQMMVASQAIETTSAEIVKLREIELYPQLLEFVKGLMCMWRSMYESHQVQTHIVEQLKYLNIIPSAEPTSEIHRQSTLQLELEVQQWHASFCNLVKAQRDYVQSLTGWLRLCLFQISGNPLLRTGQDSRIYSLCEEWNLAVDRIPDKVASEGIKSFLTVVHAIVVQQAEEYRQKKKADSASKELEKRAIELRSLESKYVSHSMRECSASTRGRDPVQEKQNKVDNLRTKARDEKQKHENLVSVTRSMTINNLQMSFPHVFQAMVGFSSVCMHAYEAVYNQTKNPDQHEVKRLLP from the exons ATGGGTTGCTGTTACtcaagattagagagagaagaaacTGTTTCGAGGTGCAAAGCGAGAAAGAGGTACATGAAACAGTTGGTGAAGGCAAGGCAAGCTTTTTCTGCTTCTCACAGCTTGTACATTCGTTCTCTTCGTGGCACTGGCGCCGCTCTCCGGCAGTTTTCCAATGCAGAGACCTACATTCGCCGCCCTCAGCAGCAGCAGCAGAACTACCACCACCACCTCCCGCCGGTACTTCCATCTCCGACCCCACGAACGCCGCCGCCGCCTCCACCTCCAC ATATCCCCATGAGTCCTAGTTCAGACACCTGGACATCGATCACGGCCTCCCCGGCACTAcctccgccgccgccgccgccaccATCATCCACTTGGGATTTCTGGGACCCTTTTGTGCCGTCGACATCTCGCACTGTGACCGAGGAAGAATGGGAGGCCACCACCATTGCATCGGAGGCTATGGTCACTGTAACAGGGGCAGCGAGCTCAGCACCACCGCCGTCAGTGGTGAGTGGTTTTTCAAAGGACACTTCAAGCACTGAGCTTGCTATGGTAGTGTCGAGGAACACCAAAGATCTGGTGGAGATTATTAAGGAGCTTGATGAGTACTTTCTCAAAGCTGCTGATGCTGGTGCTCAGCTCTCTTTGCTTTTGGAAGTCCCCACTTTTTCTTCTCAGAATAAAGGAG CAGGGCAGGGTTACAATAACGGGTGGAGCTTGAGCCCTTCGTTATGGGTGTGGGGTTCAAACACAAAATCAAATGATGCATTTGGTAAGTTAAACGGAGAAATAACACCAACAAATATGGGAAATGGATGTGCTGGGAATAGCAGCAGCCACTGCTCGACAGTGGAGAAGCTGTACGCTTGGGAGAAAAAACTGTACCAAGAAGTCAAG ACGGCCGAGGCTACAAGGATAGAGCATGAGAAGAAGGTGGAACAGCTGAGGAAGCTAGAGCTGAAGAGGGCTGACTATGTAAAGACTGAGAAAACTAAGAAAGAGGTTGAAAAGCTGGAGTCACAGATGATGGTTGCTTCTCAGGCCATTGAAACTACATCTGCTGAAATCGTCAAGCTAAGAGAAATCGAGCTCTATCCACAACTCCTTGAGTTTGTCAAAGG ATTGATGTGCATGTGGAGAAGTATGTACGAGTCTCATCAGGTCCAAACACACATTGTTGAACAGCTCAAATATCTAAACATCATACCATCTGCTGAGCCAACATCCGAGATTCACCGCCAATCAACTCTCCAGCTTGAGCTTGAAGTCCAGCAATGGCATGCCTCTTTTTGCAATCTAGTGAAAGCTCAACGGGATTATGTCCAATCTCTTACAGGCTGGCTCCGGCTTTGCCTTTTCCAGATAAGTGGGAACCCATTATTAAGAACAGGTCAAGATTCTAGAATTTACTCACTTTGCGAAGAATGGAATCTCGCAGTTGATAGGATTCCAGACAAAGTGGCTTCTGAAGGAATCAAGAGCTTCTTAACCGTAGTTCATGCCATTGTTGTTCAACAAGCTGAGGAATATAGGCAAAAGAAGAAGGCAGATTCTGCCTCAAAAGAGCTTGAAAAGAGAGCAATTGAGCTAAGATCACTAGAAAGCAAATATGTTTCCCATTCAATGCGAGAATGCTCGGCATCGACGAGAGGAAGAGACCCAGTTCAAGAGAAGCAAAACAAGGTGGATAATTTGAGAACAAAAGCTCGAGATGAGAAACAAAAGCATGAAAACTTAGTCAGTGTGACAAGGTCAATGACGATAAATAACTTGCAGATGAGTTTTCCCCATGTTTTCCAGGCAATGGTTGGGTTTTCCAGTGTATGTATGCACGCATACGAGGCAGTTTACAATCAAACTAAAAATCCTGACCAGCATGAAGTGAAGAGATTACTACCTTAA
- the LOC120072619 gene encoding protein ALTERED PHOSPHATE STARVATION RESPONSE 1 isoform X2: MGCCYSRLEREETVSRCKARKRYMKQLVKARQAFSASHSLYIRSLRGTGAALRQFSNAETYIRRPQQQQQNYHHHLPPVLPSPTPRTPPPPPPPHIPMSPSSDTWTSITASPALPPPPPPPPSSTWDFWDPFVPSTSRTVTEEEWEATTIASEAMVTVTGAASSAPPPSVVSGFSKDTSSTELAMVVSRNTKDLVEIIKELDEYFLKAADAGAQLSLLLEVPTFSSQNKGGQGYNNGWSLSPSLWVWGSNTKSNDAFGKLNGEITPTNMGNGCAGNSSSHCSTVEKLYAWEKKLYQEVKTAEATRIEHEKKVEQLRKLELKRADYVKTEKTKKEVEKLESQMMVASQAIETTSAEIVKLREIELYPQLLEFVKGLMCMWRSMYESHQVQTHIVEQLKYLNIIPSAEPTSEIHRQSTLQLELEVQQWHASFCNLVKAQRDYVQSLTGWLRLCLFQISGNPLLRTGQDSRIYSLCEEWNLAVDRIPDKVASEGIKSFLTVVHAIVVQQAEEYRQKKKADSASKELEKRAIELRSLESKYVSHSMRECSASTRGRDPVQEKQNKVDNLRTKARDEKQKHENLVSVTRSMTINNLQMSFPHVFQAMVGFSSVCMHAYEAVYNQTKNPDQHEVKRLLP; the protein is encoded by the exons ATGGGTTGCTGTTACtcaagattagagagagaagaaacTGTTTCGAGGTGCAAAGCGAGAAAGAGGTACATGAAACAGTTGGTGAAGGCAAGGCAAGCTTTTTCTGCTTCTCACAGCTTGTACATTCGTTCTCTTCGTGGCACTGGCGCCGCTCTCCGGCAGTTTTCCAATGCAGAGACCTACATTCGCCGCCCTCAGCAGCAGCAGCAGAACTACCACCACCACCTCCCGCCGGTACTTCCATCTCCGACCCCACGAACGCCGCCGCCGCCTCCACCTCCAC ATATCCCCATGAGTCCTAGTTCAGACACCTGGACATCGATCACGGCCTCCCCGGCACTAcctccgccgccgccgccgccaccATCATCCACTTGGGATTTCTGGGACCCTTTTGTGCCGTCGACATCTCGCACTGTGACCGAGGAAGAATGGGAGGCCACCACCATTGCATCGGAGGCTATGGTCACTGTAACAGGGGCAGCGAGCTCAGCACCACCGCCGTCAGTGGTGAGTGGTTTTTCAAAGGACACTTCAAGCACTGAGCTTGCTATGGTAGTGTCGAGGAACACCAAAGATCTGGTGGAGATTATTAAGGAGCTTGATGAGTACTTTCTCAAAGCTGCTGATGCTGGTGCTCAGCTCTCTTTGCTTTTGGAAGTCCCCACTTTTTCTTCTCAGAATAAAGGAG GGCAGGGTTACAATAACGGGTGGAGCTTGAGCCCTTCGTTATGGGTGTGGGGTTCAAACACAAAATCAAATGATGCATTTGGTAAGTTAAACGGAGAAATAACACCAACAAATATGGGAAATGGATGTGCTGGGAATAGCAGCAGCCACTGCTCGACAGTGGAGAAGCTGTACGCTTGGGAGAAAAAACTGTACCAAGAAGTCAAG ACGGCCGAGGCTACAAGGATAGAGCATGAGAAGAAGGTGGAACAGCTGAGGAAGCTAGAGCTGAAGAGGGCTGACTATGTAAAGACTGAGAAAACTAAGAAAGAGGTTGAAAAGCTGGAGTCACAGATGATGGTTGCTTCTCAGGCCATTGAAACTACATCTGCTGAAATCGTCAAGCTAAGAGAAATCGAGCTCTATCCACAACTCCTTGAGTTTGTCAAAGG ATTGATGTGCATGTGGAGAAGTATGTACGAGTCTCATCAGGTCCAAACACACATTGTTGAACAGCTCAAATATCTAAACATCATACCATCTGCTGAGCCAACATCCGAGATTCACCGCCAATCAACTCTCCAGCTTGAGCTTGAAGTCCAGCAATGGCATGCCTCTTTTTGCAATCTAGTGAAAGCTCAACGGGATTATGTCCAATCTCTTACAGGCTGGCTCCGGCTTTGCCTTTTCCAGATAAGTGGGAACCCATTATTAAGAACAGGTCAAGATTCTAGAATTTACTCACTTTGCGAAGAATGGAATCTCGCAGTTGATAGGATTCCAGACAAAGTGGCTTCTGAAGGAATCAAGAGCTTCTTAACCGTAGTTCATGCCATTGTTGTTCAACAAGCTGAGGAATATAGGCAAAAGAAGAAGGCAGATTCTGCCTCAAAAGAGCTTGAAAAGAGAGCAATTGAGCTAAGATCACTAGAAAGCAAATATGTTTCCCATTCAATGCGAGAATGCTCGGCATCGACGAGAGGAAGAGACCCAGTTCAAGAGAAGCAAAACAAGGTGGATAATTTGAGAACAAAAGCTCGAGATGAGAAACAAAAGCATGAAAACTTAGTCAGTGTGACAAGGTCAATGACGATAAATAACTTGCAGATGAGTTTTCCCCATGTTTTCCAGGCAATGGTTGGGTTTTCCAGTGTATGTATGCACGCATACGAGGCAGTTTACAATCAAACTAAAAATCCTGACCAGCATGAAGTGAAGAGATTACTACCTTAA
- the LOC120072619 gene encoding protein ALTERED PHOSPHATE STARVATION RESPONSE 1 isoform X3, translating into MGCCYSRLEREETVSRCKARKRYMKQLVKARQAFSASHSLYIRSLRGTGAALRQFSNAETYIRRPQQHYHHHLPPVLPSPTPRTPPPPPPPHIPMSPSSDTWTSITASPALPPPPPPPPSSTWDFWDPFVPSTSRTVTEEEWEATTIASEAMVTVTGAASSAPPPSVVSGFSKDTSSTELAMVVSRNTKDLVEIIKELDEYFLKAADAGAQLSLLLEVPTFSSQNKGAGQGYNNGWSLSPSLWVWGSNTKSNDAFGKLNGEITPTNMGNGCAGNSSSHCSTVEKLYAWEKKLYQEVKTAEATRIEHEKKVEQLRKLELKRADYVKTEKTKKEVEKLESQMMVASQAIETTSAEIVKLREIELYPQLLEFVKGLMCMWRSMYESHQVQTHIVEQLKYLNIIPSAEPTSEIHRQSTLQLELEVQQWHASFCNLVKAQRDYVQSLTGWLRLCLFQISGNPLLRTGQDSRIYSLCEEWNLAVDRIPDKVASEGIKSFLTVVHAIVVQQAEEYRQKKKADSASKELEKRAIELRSLESKYVSHSMRECSASTRGRDPVQEKQNKVDNLRTKARDEKQKHENLVSVTRSMTINNLQMSFPHVFQAMVGFSSVCMHAYEAVYNQTKNPDQHEVKRLLP; encoded by the exons ATGGGTTGCTGTTACtcaagattagagagagaagaaacTGTTTCGAGGTGCAAAGCGAGAAAGAGGTACATGAAACAGTTGGTGAAGGCAAGGCAAGCTTTTTCTGCTTCTCACAGCTTGTACATTCGTTCTCTTCGTGGCACTGGCGCCGCTCTCCGGCAGTTTTCCAATGCAGAGACCTACATTCGCCGCCCTCAGCAGC ACTACCACCACCACCTCCCGCCGGTACTTCCATCTCCGACCCCACGAACGCCGCCGCCGCCTCCACCTCCACATATCCCCATGAGTCCTAGTTCAGACACCTGGACATCGATCACGGCCTCCCCGGCACTAcctccgccgccgccgccgccaccATCATCCACTTGGGATTTCTGGGACCCTTTTGTGCCGTCGACATCTCGCACTGTGACCGAGGAAGAATGGGAGGCCACCACCATTGCATCGGAGGCTATGGTCACTGTAACAGGGGCAGCGAGCTCAGCACCACCGCCGTCAGTGGTGAGTGGTTTTTCAAAGGACACTTCAAGCACTGAGCTTGCTATGGTAGTGTCGAGGAACACCAAAGATCTGGTGGAGATTATTAAGGAGCTTGATGAGTACTTTCTCAAAGCTGCTGATGCTGGTGCTCAGCTCTCTTTGCTTTTGGAAGTCCCCACTTTTTCTTCTCAGAATAAAGGAG CAGGGCAGGGTTACAATAACGGGTGGAGCTTGAGCCCTTCGTTATGGGTGTGGGGTTCAAACACAAAATCAAATGATGCATTTGGTAAGTTAAACGGAGAAATAACACCAACAAATATGGGAAATGGATGTGCTGGGAATAGCAGCAGCCACTGCTCGACAGTGGAGAAGCTGTACGCTTGGGAGAAAAAACTGTACCAAGAAGTCAAG ACGGCCGAGGCTACAAGGATAGAGCATGAGAAGAAGGTGGAACAGCTGAGGAAGCTAGAGCTGAAGAGGGCTGACTATGTAAAGACTGAGAAAACTAAGAAAGAGGTTGAAAAGCTGGAGTCACAGATGATGGTTGCTTCTCAGGCCATTGAAACTACATCTGCTGAAATCGTCAAGCTAAGAGAAATCGAGCTCTATCCACAACTCCTTGAGTTTGTCAAAGG ATTGATGTGCATGTGGAGAAGTATGTACGAGTCTCATCAGGTCCAAACACACATTGTTGAACAGCTCAAATATCTAAACATCATACCATCTGCTGAGCCAACATCCGAGATTCACCGCCAATCAACTCTCCAGCTTGAGCTTGAAGTCCAGCAATGGCATGCCTCTTTTTGCAATCTAGTGAAAGCTCAACGGGATTATGTCCAATCTCTTACAGGCTGGCTCCGGCTTTGCCTTTTCCAGATAAGTGGGAACCCATTATTAAGAACAGGTCAAGATTCTAGAATTTACTCACTTTGCGAAGAATGGAATCTCGCAGTTGATAGGATTCCAGACAAAGTGGCTTCTGAAGGAATCAAGAGCTTCTTAACCGTAGTTCATGCCATTGTTGTTCAACAAGCTGAGGAATATAGGCAAAAGAAGAAGGCAGATTCTGCCTCAAAAGAGCTTGAAAAGAGAGCAATTGAGCTAAGATCACTAGAAAGCAAATATGTTTCCCATTCAATGCGAGAATGCTCGGCATCGACGAGAGGAAGAGACCCAGTTCAAGAGAAGCAAAACAAGGTGGATAATTTGAGAACAAAAGCTCGAGATGAGAAACAAAAGCATGAAAACTTAGTCAGTGTGACAAGGTCAATGACGATAAATAACTTGCAGATGAGTTTTCCCCATGTTTTCCAGGCAATGGTTGGGTTTTCCAGTGTATGTATGCACGCATACGAGGCAGTTTACAATCAAACTAAAAATCCTGACCAGCATGAAGTGAAGAGATTACTACCTTAA